The Apium graveolens cultivar Ventura chromosome 6, ASM990537v1, whole genome shotgun sequence genome contains a region encoding:
- the LOC141666178 gene encoding uncharacterized protein LOC141666178 — MANGMSQWQMPKFTKDNYENWCIRMKAILGANDVCEIVEKGLEVPENEANLNQVQKDQLQARIKKDQKAIMIIHQCLDDSMLQKVASATTSKKVWDTIKSSFSGDAKVKRVRLQTLRGEFDALRMKESESISDYFSRDLTVVNQMKSNGEGVSDVRVIEKVLRSLDSKFDYKVMEIEEAKDIDEMTIDELMGSLQAHEEKMLKKEPIEQALQSKLSFKDNNGRYMRSQRGLGQGRGRGFLYGQGRGRGQQREESQKYERLYDTRNSRGHGRGRVTPRYGKSNVKCYNCQKFGHYASECHASKNQVEEKANFVEDKDNVDEPTLLLSHKGEVNCKDNL; from the coding sequence ATGGCAAATGGAATGTCTCAATGGCAAATGCCAAAGTTCACCAAAGATAATTATGAGAATTGGTGCATTCGTATGAAGGCGATCCTTGGAGCAAATGATGTGTGCGAAATTGTGGAGAAAGGATTGGAGGTGCCGGAAAATGAAGCAAATTTGAATCAAGTTCAAAAAGATCAACTTCAAGCCCGAATAAAGAAGGATCAAAAGGCGATCATGATCATTCATCAATGTTTGGATGATTCTATGTTACAAAAAGTGGCTTCCGCAACAACGTCAAagaaagtttgggatactatCAAATCTTCTTTTAGTGGCGATGCTAAAGTAAAGAGAGTTCGGCTACAAACACTTCGTGGCGAGTTTGATGCTTTGCGAATGAAGGAATCTGAATCAATCTCGGATTATTTTTCAAGGGACTTGACCGTTGTCAATCAAATGAAAAGCAATGGAGAAGGGGTAAGTGATGTTCGTGTTATTGAAAAAGTTCTTCGTTCACTTGACTCTAAATTTGATTACAAAGTTATGGAAATTGAGGAGGCTAAAGATATAGATGAAATGACTATTGATGAGCTTATGGGATCATTACAAGCCCATGAAGAAAAAATGTTAAAGAAGGAGCCAATTGAACAAGCCTTACAATCAAAGTTATCTTTTAAAGATAATAATGGAAGGTATATGAGGAGCCAAAGAGGTCTTGGACAAGGACGTGGACGAGGATTTCTATATGGACAAGGAAGAGGTCGTGGCCAACAAAGGGAGGAAAGTCAAAAGTATGAAAGATTGTACGATACAAGAAATTCAAGAGGCCATGGAAGAGGAAGAGTTACACCAAGGTATGGCAagtcaaatgttaaatgctataattgtcaAAAATTTGGTCATTATGCTTCCGAGTGTCACGCTTCAAAAAATCAAGTGGAGGAGAAAGCTAATTTTGTTGAAGATAAAGACAATGTTGATGAGCCCACCTTGCTTCTATCGCATAAAGGAGAAGTAAATTGTAAAGATAATTTGTGA